In one window of Prevotella sp. E13-17 DNA:
- a CDS encoding glycosyltransferase family 4 protein produces MKRVVDAIYHQERNSKNLRLAYCIPSLDHSGGMERVLTTKANELAERLGYDVNIIITDDKGTKPYFPLSEKVNIIQLDINIDNLWQYPIWKRLYLYRKKMKEYKHRLELVLNRLQPDITISLLRREINFLCDLKDGSAKVGEIHFGRYKYREANFGFLPAFANRMITNRWMAQLDKKVKRLDRFVVLTQEDASNWKGLHNLLVIPNPITIQSVGTPDYTQKTAIAVGRYTYQKGFDLLIAAWKMVHEKHPDWKLDIYGGGDKELYQQQADALGLQAVVKCNGPVNMIQEKYLNSSIFVLSSRFEGLPLVLMEAMATGLPSVAFSCPCGPKDLIHSGVDGILCENGNTEELANGICRLIENEALRAELGQKAASSSQRFSLESVIELWDLLFKEIGRRHAKEA; encoded by the coding sequence ATGAAACGAGTTGTGGATGCTATTTATCACCAAGAGAGAAACTCCAAAAACTTACGTCTAGCATACTGCATCCCATCACTTGACCACTCTGGTGGTATGGAACGGGTGTTGACAACCAAAGCAAATGAATTGGCAGAGCGACTGGGCTACGATGTTAATATCATTATTACTGACGACAAAGGCACAAAACCCTATTTCCCCTTATCGGAGAAAGTCAACATCATTCAGTTGGATATCAATATCGACAATCTGTGGCAGTACCCCATTTGGAAACGCTTATACCTCTACCGCAAAAAAATGAAGGAATACAAGCACAGACTGGAGTTGGTGCTCAACAGATTGCAACCGGATATCACCATCTCACTGCTGCGCAGAGAAATCAATTTCTTGTGCGACCTAAAGGATGGCAGTGCAAAAGTGGGCGAGATTCATTTTGGACGCTATAAGTACAGGGAAGCCAACTTTGGATTTCTGCCAGCCTTCGCCAACCGAATGATTACCAACAGGTGGATGGCACAACTGGATAAAAAGGTGAAGCGACTTGACCGTTTCGTCGTACTGACCCAAGAAGACGCTTCAAATTGGAAAGGACTCCACAACCTTCTGGTGATTCCTAATCCCATAACCATTCAAAGTGTGGGGACGCCTGACTATACACAGAAAACGGCTATTGCTGTTGGAAGATACACCTATCAGAAAGGATTCGACCTGCTGATTGCCGCATGGAAGATGGTGCACGAGAAACATCCAGACTGGAAATTGGATATTTACGGCGGAGGAGACAAAGAGCTGTATCAACAACAGGCCGATGCACTGGGACTTCAAGCTGTTGTCAAATGCAACGGCCCAGTTAATATGATTCAGGAGAAATACCTGAACAGTTCAATCTTTGTTCTTAGCTCGCGTTTTGAAGGTCTGCCCCTGGTACTGATGGAAGCAATGGCAACAGGCCTTCCTTCGGTAGCATTCTCTTGTCCATGCGGACCGAAAGACCTTATTCACTCTGGAGTTGATGGTATCTTATGCGAAAATGGAAACACCGAGGAATTGGCCAATGGCATTTGTCGTCTTATCGAAAATGAAGCGCTAAGAGCAGAGTTAGGACAAAAGGCTGCCTCAAGCAGTCAACGTTTCTCACTTGAGAGTGTCATAGAGCTGTGGGATTTGCTTTTCAAAGAGATTGGTAGAAGGCATGCCAAAGAGGCATGA
- a CDS encoding sialate O-acetylesterase, producing MSSLYMKQLTAYILLFTILLFTACQENFEHKTVVCIPVYGQSLALGEEAERMTDFDSLAAYANGRIVTENLDHKFGYFDNDPKKQWFKKTIGYQKRAYELSLYKMAEVLADQFGEDTLVCIFPGGQGATAIANLSKGTQPYQRFIENVQTAYETAQERGWDFVVPAICWMQGESDIVDYPSTNYHDMLTQIWKDMNDDILQITHQKDSIPFICYQANSLGRAVDFKPEAYECRETEVPQTFVNLLQNNPRFWASGPTYPYSCVNEKIHIDAKGQQSMGMLAAQTALGIMKGSERFRGLIPVKTSFEDNNVTIELNVPTPPLTLDTTQVRKVNLYGFSVINQKNQDIAQNIILEGNTIKIHCSESPAGCHVRYAVNGDYMKSGNQHGPRGNLRDAKGNWCYQFDMPLE from the coding sequence ATGTCATCTTTATACATGAAACAACTGACTGCGTATATACTGCTTTTTACAATCCTTCTGTTTACCGCCTGCCAGGAGAACTTCGAGCATAAGACGGTGGTTTGCATTCCCGTCTATGGACAGAGCCTGGCATTAGGCGAAGAGGCAGAACGTATGACGGATTTCGATTCTTTGGCAGCCTATGCCAATGGACGAATTGTCACGGAGAATCTTGATCATAAATTCGGCTATTTCGACAACGACCCTAAGAAACAATGGTTCAAAAAAACTATTGGTTATCAAAAGCGTGCCTACGAGCTTTCTCTCTATAAAATGGCAGAAGTGTTAGCCGATCAGTTTGGAGAGGACACCCTGGTTTGCATCTTCCCTGGCGGACAAGGTGCCACAGCCATTGCCAACCTGAGTAAAGGCACACAGCCCTATCAGCGATTTATCGAGAATGTCCAAACGGCTTATGAGACGGCGCAGGAGCGAGGATGGGACTTTGTCGTTCCTGCCATCTGCTGGATGCAGGGCGAATCAGACATTGTTGACTATCCCAGCACCAACTATCACGACATGCTGACGCAGATATGGAAGGACATGAATGACGATATTCTCCAGATTACTCACCAGAAAGATAGCATCCCTTTCATCTGTTACCAAGCTAATTCACTAGGCAGAGCCGTTGACTTCAAGCCCGAAGCATACGAATGCAGGGAGACTGAGGTGCCACAAACTTTCGTCAATCTCTTGCAAAACAATCCTCGTTTCTGGGCAAGCGGCCCGACCTATCCCTACAGTTGTGTCAACGAGAAAATACATATCGATGCCAAGGGTCAGCAAAGCATGGGCATGCTTGCCGCACAAACGGCACTAGGCATCATGAAAGGTAGCGAGCGCTTCCGTGGCCTCATCCCAGTAAAGACCTCTTTTGAGGATAACAATGTCACGATAGAGCTCAACGTTCCCACACCTCCCTTGACACTCGACACCACACAGGTTCGCAAGGTTAACCTTTATGGTTTCAGCGTTATCAATCAGAAGAATCAGGATATTGCCCAAAACATCATTCTTGAAGGTAACACCATCAAGATCCATTGCTCGGAATCGCCCGCTGGTTGTCATGTCCGTTATGCCGTGAATGGTGACTATATGAAGAGTGGCAATCAGCATGGACCTCGCGGAAACCTGCGCGATGCTAAGGGAAACTGGTGCTATCAGTTCGATATGCCATTGGAATAA
- a CDS encoding glycosyltransferase: MDVSVIIPVYNTEKYLPACIDSVLAQTGVSLEIILVDDGSTDSSPCICDKYAEEYDNITTIHIKNSGPATAKNEGLQLAQGNYIALTDSDDKMEPLMLQKMTSAGYEHDADIVCCNYMQIDEQGNISHLNSTNQIYVLNHEEGLIHFFSKDKIYSQCWTKLYKRQMLNEHHIKNDPGLHTDEDFIFNIRAFIRAQTTVIVDDPLYVYTHRENSLARDYFKKNISQYIDNRIQRVKVTQDSVRNESDAIKHWSTVHVIMYYNELLGKVALFPEYYSDKRINNIINFIKKNKSVLNRHYNLCGFSMIGKILISYLPNNLYLRYRRTRG; encoded by the coding sequence ATGGATGTAAGTGTTATTATACCTGTATATAATACCGAGAAGTATTTACCTGCCTGCATCGACAGTGTTCTCGCACAAACAGGTGTCTCTTTGGAGATAATACTTGTTGATGATGGTTCTACAGACTCATCACCATGTATCTGTGACAAATATGCAGAAGAATATGACAACATCACAACCATCCACATTAAAAACTCTGGACCAGCTACTGCCAAAAATGAGGGACTCCAACTTGCTCAGGGCAACTATATTGCGCTTACGGATAGTGACGACAAGATGGAGCCATTGATGCTTCAGAAAATGACAAGTGCTGGTTATGAGCACGATGCCGACATCGTTTGCTGCAATTACATGCAGATAGACGAACAAGGAAATATCTCTCATCTCAATAGCACCAACCAAATATATGTTCTTAATCACGAAGAAGGTCTTATCCACTTCTTCTCGAAAGACAAGATCTACTCCCAATGCTGGACAAAACTCTACAAGCGCCAGATGCTGAATGAGCATCACATCAAAAATGATCCAGGCCTACACACTGATGAGGATTTCATCTTCAACATACGTGCATTCATCAGAGCCCAAACAACGGTTATTGTTGATGACCCTTTGTATGTATATACCCATCGAGAAAACTCGTTAGCACGTGATTACTTCAAAAAGAACATTAGCCAGTATATTGATAATCGTATTCAAAGAGTGAAAGTCACTCAAGATTCTGTCAGAAACGAGTCAGATGCCATCAAACACTGGAGTACTGTACATGTTATCATGTATTATAACGAACTATTGGGCAAAGTTGCACTCTTTCCTGAATATTATTCTGATAAACGCATCAACAACATTATCAATTTCATCAAGAAGAACAAATCTGTTTTAAATCGTCACTACAACCTTTGCGGATTCAGCATGATTGGTAAGATTCTTATCAGCTACCTTCCCAATAATCTATATTTGAGATATAGAAGAACCAGAGGCTGA
- a CDS encoding glycosyltransferase family 2 protein — MEKEYKVTIGMPVYGVEKYIRKCILSVLNQSFEGETEILVVDDLGPDRSMDIVRELQASHPKGSTIRILTQPQNMGCWAARNRILDEAQGKYLLLVDSDDYLAEDAVEKMYEAAEKYEAEAVYGSVESVDEEGRSSNFSQGDMKLPFKTLLGKDLLASYANQNLHATLYNFIWNVLLRTDFIKQHHLRFHETRFADDILFETDMQPLIERAVLLPDETYFYVLRPGSLSNFQLRKEIKLAEIEQYIKIYSYIKNQVKELKDKPYYETRCAKVMIYMFYIICGALKNRDKITPRLTDKAIRDAMRHPIGLCEILKFKTNRMANLGFWLIGALPPACSVAALKFVAKKKKLI, encoded by the coding sequence ATGGAAAAAGAATACAAAGTCACAATCGGAATGCCTGTCTATGGCGTAGAGAAATACATCAGGAAATGCATTCTTTCTGTGCTTAACCAAAGCTTTGAGGGAGAGACAGAGATATTGGTTGTTGACGATCTTGGACCTGACAGATCTATGGATATTGTCCGTGAACTACAAGCATCTCATCCCAAAGGATCCACAATACGAATTCTTACACAACCACAAAACATGGGCTGTTGGGCTGCAAGAAACAGAATTCTGGACGAAGCTCAGGGTAAGTACCTCCTGCTGGTTGACTCCGATGACTATCTGGCAGAGGATGCTGTGGAGAAGATGTATGAAGCAGCCGAGAAATATGAAGCTGAGGCTGTTTATGGTTCTGTGGAGTCGGTAGATGAAGAAGGACGCTCATCGAACTTCAGTCAGGGCGACATGAAACTTCCTTTTAAGACGCTTCTCGGCAAAGATCTCTTGGCGAGCTACGCCAATCAGAATCTGCATGCCACCCTCTACAATTTTATTTGGAACGTGCTTTTAAGAACAGACTTTATCAAACAGCACCATCTTAGATTCCACGAGACGCGTTTTGCCGACGACATTCTATTTGAAACAGACATGCAACCCCTGATAGAGAGAGCAGTTTTGTTGCCCGACGAGACTTACTTCTATGTCTTGAGGCCTGGTTCCTTGTCTAATTTCCAACTGAGAAAAGAGATTAAACTGGCAGAGATAGAGCAATACATTAAAATATACTCATACATCAAAAATCAGGTGAAAGAGCTCAAAGATAAGCCTTATTACGAGACACGATGTGCCAAGGTGATGATCTACATGTTCTATATCATCTGTGGTGCGCTCAAGAATAGAGACAAGATAACGCCTCGACTGACTGACAAGGCTATTCGTGATGCTATGAGGCATCCTATTGGACTCTGCGAGATACTTAAGTTTAAGACTAACCGAATGGCTAATCTCGGGTTCTGGCTGATTGGTGCATTGCCACCTGCATGCTCTGTTGCTGCACTGAAGTTTGTTGCCAAGAAGAAAAAACTAATCTAA
- a CDS encoding glycosyltransferase family 2 protein encodes MANWYSRYMTIYDKPFSEVSKDVVEDIRLHLRSLQSDTPLVSIVVIAHNEERRIPACLWSLSHLQSEYPLEIIGVNNNSEDGTEDVLKSLGVPYFNESKQSPGFARRCGLEHSRGKYHFFIDADTLYPSCYVDKMMEVLTKPDVSCVGTFWSFYPDENHSAWSLFWFEFMRDTFLWLQHFKRPELCIRGMTFAFRADYARQVQIRTDIRRGEDGSLALSLKPFGRIAFLYNRKVRPMTGYGTLGKQSVFKSFVEHARYQLKGITRIFHKTDHYEDSEDNLVK; translated from the coding sequence ATGGCAAATTGGTACAGTAGATACATGACCATTTATGACAAACCATTCAGTGAGGTGTCCAAAGATGTCGTTGAAGACATTCGTCTGCATCTGCGCTCCTTACAGAGTGATACGCCATTAGTGAGCATTGTTGTTATAGCACATAATGAGGAACGGCGCATACCAGCATGCTTGTGGTCGTTGAGTCATTTGCAGTCTGAATATCCACTGGAGATTATTGGAGTAAATAATAATTCTGAGGATGGAACGGAGGATGTCCTTAAGTCCTTAGGTGTTCCTTATTTTAATGAATCAAAACAAAGTCCTGGTTTTGCTCGCAGGTGTGGATTGGAACATTCTCGAGGAAAATATCATTTCTTTATTGATGCTGATACACTCTATCCGTCATGCTATGTTGATAAGATGATGGAGGTGCTAACGAAACCTGATGTCTCTTGTGTTGGCACTTTTTGGAGCTTTTATCCCGATGAGAATCACTCTGCGTGGAGCTTGTTCTGGTTTGAGTTCATGCGCGATACCTTTCTTTGGTTACAGCACTTCAAGCGCCCAGAGCTATGTATCCGCGGTATGACCTTTGCTTTCCGTGCCGACTATGCGCGCCAAGTGCAGATACGCACAGATATTCGTCGTGGCGAGGATGGCTCATTGGCTTTGTCGCTGAAGCCATTCGGTAGGATTGCTTTCCTTTATAATCGCAAAGTGCGCCCTATGACGGGATATGGTACACTTGGCAAACAGTCAGTCTTTAAGAGCTTTGTAGAGCATGCTCGCTATCAGTTGAAGGGCATTACCCGCATCTTCCACAAGACTGATCACTACGAAGATTCCGAAGATAATTTGGTAAAGTAG